A window of Streptomyces armeniacus contains these coding sequences:
- a CDS encoding purine-nucleoside phosphorylase — protein MNASPTSGTPEDHGTPSAEAAANRLRELTGVDSHDVALVMGSGWLPAAEVLGKPEHEFPVTELPGFPLPTVQGHSGKVRSYKVGAKRALLFLGRTHYYEGRGVAAVAHGVRTAVAAGCKSVVLTNGCGGLRDGMRVGQPVLIRDHINLTAASPIVGPNFVDLTDLYSPRLRALCQEIEPSLDEGVYVQVTGPHYETPAEINMVRTMGGDLVGMSTVLEAIAAREAGAEVLGISLVTNLAAGMTGEPLSHEEVLQAGRDSASRMGSLLAQVLGRI, from the coding sequence GTGAACGCATCTCCCACATCGGGCACACCCGAAGACCACGGCACCCCGTCCGCCGAGGCAGCCGCCAACCGCCTGCGGGAGCTCACGGGGGTGGACAGCCACGACGTCGCCCTCGTGATGGGCTCCGGCTGGCTTCCCGCCGCCGAGGTGCTCGGCAAGCCCGAGCACGAGTTCCCGGTCACCGAACTGCCCGGGTTCCCCCTGCCGACGGTGCAGGGCCACTCCGGGAAGGTCCGCTCGTACAAGGTGGGCGCGAAGCGCGCGCTCCTCTTCCTGGGGCGCACGCACTACTACGAGGGCCGCGGCGTCGCCGCCGTCGCACACGGCGTCCGTACGGCCGTGGCCGCCGGCTGCAAGTCCGTCGTGCTGACCAACGGCTGCGGCGGGCTCCGCGACGGGATGCGGGTCGGACAGCCCGTCCTCATCCGCGACCACATCAACCTGACGGCCGCCTCCCCCATCGTCGGCCCGAACTTCGTGGACCTCACCGACCTCTACTCCCCGCGCCTGCGCGCCCTGTGCCAGGAGATCGAACCCTCCCTGGACGAAGGCGTGTACGTGCAGGTCACCGGGCCGCACTACGAGACCCCCGCCGAGATCAACATGGTGCGGACCATGGGCGGCGACCTGGTCGGGATGTCCACCGTCCTGGAGGCCATCGCGGCCCGCGAGGCGGGCGCCGAGGTGCTCGGCATCTCGCTCGTCACGAACCTCGCCGCGGGCATGACCGGCGAACCCCTCAGCCACGAGGAGGTCCTGCAGGCGGGCCGCGACTCCGCCAGCCGTATGGGATCTCTGCTCGCGCAGGTGCTGGGCCGGATCTGA
- a CDS encoding gamma-glutamylcyclotransferase has translation MSLFAAYAGSLDARLMSRRAPHSPLRGTGWLDGWRLTFGGEHMGWEGALATVVEAPRSQVFVALYDIAPMDEDAMDRWEGVGLDIYRRMRVRVHTLDGDEPAWCYVLNGYEGGLPSARYLGELADAAESAGAPHDYVMELRKRPC, from the coding sequence ATGTCGCTCTTCGCCGCCTACGCCGGCTCACTCGACGCGCGGCTGATGTCACGCCGCGCTCCGCACTCACCGCTGCGCGGCACCGGATGGCTGGACGGCTGGCGCCTCACCTTCGGCGGCGAGCACATGGGCTGGGAGGGCGCCCTGGCGACGGTGGTCGAGGCACCGCGCTCACAGGTCTTCGTGGCCCTCTACGACATCGCGCCCATGGACGAGGACGCCATGGACCGCTGGGAGGGCGTGGGCCTGGACATCTACCGCCGGATGCGGGTCAGGGTGCACACCCTGGACGGCGACGAGCCGGCCTGGTGCTACGTGCTCAACGGCTACGAGGGCGGCCTCCCCTCCGCCCGCTACCTCGGCGAGCTCGCCGACGCCGCCGAGTCGGCCGGCGCCCCGCACGACTACGTGATGGAGCTGCGCAAGCGCCCCTGCTAG